The Streptomyces laurentii genome contains a region encoding:
- a CDS encoding acetyltransferase (identified by MetaGeneAnnotator; putative;~sequence version:1), with translation MTRPLVIIGAGGFARETAQAARAAGLPLAGHLDDDPALHGTGIDGVPVLGGTGRAGTLPDAVFVVCVGNPRDYAARARIVDRLRLPEDRYTTVVHPTAAVSADSVLGPGTVLLAHTVLTSAVRVGRHVAVMPHTVLTHDDTVGDFATVASGVRLGGAARIGPGAYLGAGALIREGTAVGAWSLVGMGSVVLADVPPGEVWAGSPARRLRAAPPPALERLARSAVPGPPSLPLDPDDTAARTSRAVPARGANV, from the coding sequence GTGACCCGTCCCCTGGTGATCATCGGCGCCGGCGGCTTCGCGCGGGAGACCGCGCAGGCCGCCCGCGCCGCCGGGCTGCCGCTCGCGGGCCATCTCGACGACGACCCGGCGCTGCACGGCACCGGGATCGACGGCGTGCCCGTGCTCGGCGGCACCGGGCGGGCCGGCACGCTGCCGGACGCGGTGTTCGTGGTGTGCGTGGGCAATCCGCGCGACTACGCCGCCCGGGCCCGGATCGTGGACCGCCTCCGGCTGCCGGAGGACCGCTACACGACGGTCGTCCACCCCACGGCGGCGGTCTCGGCCGACTCCGTACTCGGTCCGGGCACGGTGCTGCTCGCGCACACCGTGCTGACGTCGGCCGTGCGGGTGGGCCGGCATGTGGCGGTGATGCCGCACACCGTCCTCACGCACGACGACACCGTGGGCGACTTCGCGACGGTCGCCTCGGGCGTACGGCTCGGGGGCGCCGCCCGGATCGGGCCGGGCGCCTACCTGGGCGCGGGCGCCCTGATCCGCGAGGGGACGGCGGTCGGCGCCTGGTCGCTGGTCGGGATGGGCTCCGTGGTCCTGGCCGACGTCCCGCCGGGCGAGGTGTGGGCCGGGTCCCCGGCACGCCGTCTGCGCGCTGCGCCGCCCCCGGCGCTGGAACGGCTCGCCCGGTCCGCCGTGCCCGGCCCGCCGTCCTTACCGCTCGACCCCGACGACACCGCCGCCCGGACGTCCCGGGCGGTCCCGGCACGAGGAGCGAACGTCTGA
- a CDS encoding degT/dnrJ/eryC1/strS aminotransferase (3-amino-5-hydroxybenzoic acid synthase family (AHBA_syn). AHBA_syn family belongs to pyridoxal phosphate (PLP)-dependent aspartateaminotransferase superfamily (fold I). The members ofthis CD are involved in various biosynthetic pathways for secondary...; cd00616;~DegT/DnrJ/EryC1/StrS aminotransferase [Actinoplanes sp. SE50/110];~DegT/DnrJ/EryC1/StrS aminotransferase family; pfam01041;~Predicted pyridoxal phosphate-dependent enzyme apparently involved in regulation of cell wall biogenesis;~catalytic residue [active];~identified by MetaGeneAnnotator; putative;~inhibitor-cofactor binding pocket;~pyridoxal 5'-phosphate binding site [chemical binding]) produces the protein MDRIPLVDLRAAHAEVDAEVRAGFDRILADTAFIGGEEVAAFEREYAAFGGVAHVVGVANGTDALELALRASGVGPGDEVVLPANTFIATAGAVTRTGARAVLVDCALDTLLIDAKAAVAAAGAATRAVVPVHLYGQCADVAALAAGLPGHVRIVEDAAQSQGASRDGRTPGSGGIAATSFYPGKNLGAYGDAGAVLTDDADAAALIRALGNHGGVAKYRHDVPGFNSRLDGLQAVVLRAKLRRLAAGNAARRAAAARYDELLAPFAEAGRVIRPVTAEGNAHVWHLYVVRVPGSDRDAVVDRLNAGGVGAGVHYPAPVHLTPAYRQLGYARGDFPHAEAAAGEILSLPLYPQITPDQQRRAVDALAHALA, from the coding sequence ATGGACCGGATTCCCCTGGTCGACCTGCGGGCGGCCCACGCGGAGGTCGACGCGGAGGTGCGCGCCGGCTTCGACCGGATCCTCGCGGACACCGCGTTCATCGGCGGCGAGGAGGTCGCCGCGTTCGAGCGCGAGTACGCCGCGTTCGGCGGCGTCGCCCATGTCGTCGGGGTCGCCAACGGCACCGACGCGCTGGAACTGGCGCTGCGGGCGAGCGGCGTGGGCCCCGGCGACGAGGTGGTGCTGCCGGCGAACACGTTCATCGCCACCGCCGGGGCGGTGACCCGCACCGGGGCCCGGGCGGTCCTGGTCGACTGCGCGCTGGACACCCTGCTGATCGACGCCAAGGCGGCGGTGGCGGCGGCCGGCGCGGCCACCCGCGCGGTGGTGCCGGTCCATCTGTACGGGCAGTGCGCCGATGTCGCCGCGCTCGCGGCCGGCCTGCCCGGGCACGTACGGATCGTGGAGGACGCGGCGCAGAGCCAGGGCGCGAGCCGGGACGGCCGTACCCCCGGCAGCGGCGGGATCGCGGCCACCAGCTTCTACCCGGGCAAGAACCTGGGCGCGTACGGCGACGCGGGCGCGGTGCTCACCGACGACGCGGACGCCGCCGCCCTGATCCGGGCCCTCGGCAACCACGGCGGTGTCGCCAAGTACCGGCACGACGTCCCCGGGTTCAACAGCCGGCTCGACGGTCTCCAGGCGGTCGTGCTGCGCGCGAAGCTGCGCCGGCTGGCCGCCGGGAACGCGGCCCGGCGGGCGGCGGCGGCCCGCTACGACGAGCTGCTCGCCCCGTTCGCCGAGGCCGGCCGGGTGATCCGGCCGGTGACCGCCGAGGGCAACGCGCACGTCTGGCATCTGTACGTGGTGCGGGTGCCCGGCTCCGACCGCGACGCGGTGGTGGACCGGCTGAACGCCGGCGGGGTGGGGGCGGGCGTGCACTATCCGGCGCCGGTCCATCTGACGCCCGCGTACCGGCAGCTCGGGTACGCGCGCGGCGACTTCCCGCACGCCGAGGCGGCGGCCGGCGAGATCCTCTCGCTGCCGCTGTACCCGCAGATCACCCCGGACCAGCAGCGCCGGGCCGTGGACGCCCTGGCGCACGCGCTCGCCTGA